The nucleotide sequence actcccagaaccccatcaagcaggtatatgtgggcctgcgggccgctccaagcaacagcctggtggaccaaactctcacaagtcaagcctggcctcgggccgggcttgggcagtagaagaactcccagaaccccatcaagcaggtatcaaccaggcatcatgtctggtttgcagtgttgttagccctatgGCCCTCAACCTTTCCTGGTATGaaagttgacttagttctggaattatattgttgcccggtgttgagcTTTTCCCAATGAAGCAACGTTTTTCTGAAGACGAGGTCTCCATGCCTgaatgcaataatccaggtggggacacagcagagatttatacaattcaATAACTATCTTCCTTTCCTTAAAGCCaaaagtacgcttgattattcataaggtttggttagctttttttttttactgccgctcctATTAAAGAGTATGGGATGATTGTGCAGCCAATTATCAACATGCTCTCCCGAGATGATAGATGGTCACAGTGAGAAACACTATCTTAAGATATTCAGTAAATCTTAGGTCCCTTTCACAAATCTGAAGGTATGTGCTTATATCTTCTGTATTCCATGCAGCAATGCCCACACAGAACGAGGCTTTTTAATAATGACCTCAGACTGGAGAAACGAGAGAAACCTGCTGCAAGTGGACTAGCTCAAAGCAGAACTCCAAATCTATAACAACTTGTCAGAAGTGTCCAGTCTTGTACAGTACCAATATTCCTGGCCAACAGGAAACTCTTGGAGATGACAAGTAAAAGACAGGAATATTGTACAAGATAAAGACATCCATGTtaagtaggttatcttgaggttatcttgagatgatttcggggttttttttagtgtccccgcggcccggtcctcgaccaggcctccacccccaggaagcagcccgtgacagctgactaacacccaggtacctattttactgctaggtaacaggggcatagggtgaaagaaactctgcccattgtttctcgccggcgcctgggatcaaacccaggaccacaggatcacaagtccagcgtgctgtccgctcggccgaccggctccccgacagGCCGACAGGCTACTTCATTTAATTTGTACAGTTAATTTGGTTAGCATATGCTGTTCCTACAAAAGTAAAACTGAGTATTCATTTCATCCAATTCTTTATTTTTGCTGAATGAATCcatgtacagtggcacctcgacatacgattgcccctacttacgataatttcgagttacgatataaatttcatcgaaaaatgtgactcgacatccgatatctgttggtacacgttcgggtcgaatgAGCGCATGGTTCCCGttcacgcggccgacctgcctcagtttactacagctgcccgcttagtgacgatcgcgcttaTAAGAAATTTcgcgtttgtggtgattttttgcatttggaacattaaagtaattattatatattacgccatgagtcccaggaaagtcattgATAAGGataaacatatgaaaacccatgtaaggatgaccatagagcagagacaagtgtacagaatgtctcttcctcaacaattaagaaaatgtgtgcagcatgggaaaaattaaaaacttttgctgaaacgactcacccaaatcaagctgcagtatgtcgttaacctattcaatgacactgtgatgcatcattaccgaCTAACGTtaaaaagaagggaaaaacaaatgtctcttgacaatgcaggcgatgagtcacaataacgtggctgaagtatgttgaccagaccacacactagaaattgaagggacgacgacgtttcggtccgtcctggaccattctcaagtcgattgtgtcaagtcgaaatcttgacaaatttgtagtgagacaaacaagcactgaaccacaaccaggtcctagtggtattcaggcaaaacgtaggagagagagtaccccagagaaaacatcactgcctgatgtgataatggaaggggactcatcttccaaacagtaacaactctcctcctccccccccccctcatcaccatcttccatacgccatcaagagccctccataaaggtaagagaaactttggtactgtattgtagttagaaaaaaacattgtattcagtataaaatgtatttgtatgttaatattttggagggtggggaacggattaattcaaatccctttactgtatttcttatgggaaaaatcgcttcgacttacgatccgtctctgggaacggattaccatcgtaaatcgaggccccattgtatgtaatatatatacagtaggtTTTAAAAATTCTTTTCAGAAAAATAATAAAGTAGCATTTATCAAATTACTGTATAGTGATATTTGACAAATAAATTCTGCTAAGCATATTTTCTACAGCTTTTTATATACTTCAAATCATACAACATATTTGATTTAGGGTAAATCTTCAGGCCTAAGACTTAAAAACCTTAAAAACCTTAAAAACACAATacagtagccatcacaactgcaagaaaaatgacaggtttttGACAGATTCTCAACAAGAATCTTTCAACAAAGAGATGctttaccaatgatgatactcttcaagatgctagtgctctctagagtggagtactgctgcacaatgacagcccctttcaaagctggagaagttgTTGACCTGGAgatcgtgcagagatcctttactgctagaatccactcaataaaacatctaaactattgggacagaCTAaagtgcctaaatctgtatttctTGAGCACAGGCGagagtgatatataataatttacacatggaaaatagtagaggggctggtcccaaacctgcacacagaaataacatcacatgagaccagaaggcatggcaggattaaTTAACTGTTAAATTGGTataaaaaatgcttaggctaactcatactaacccttgcacagaaaccctccagaatttctctattgaaggtcagcattgttccaaatggataactaaaactggaactgaactcagaaatgtatctgatttataatttgtaccaagagtcaACAACGGTACTTTCccgcaccgtgggagattactccctttccaattttaatctCTACCTTTCCAcccaaggagcaaattagagatcaggccaagcttcgtcttgaagcAAAGCTCAACACCTTAAGGCTTTATCTTGcattaggcctaccatcactggaGGGCTGTTAAGGCTTTATCTTGCATTAGGCCTACGATCACTGGAGGGCTGTTAAGGCTTTATCTTGcattaggcctaccatcactggaGGGCTGTTAAGGccctcctcctgtttagatagtagttataatagctatgtgcaccatagtacatatattgacataatagacaattagaaagtagaattctGTACTATTGAATTTTGACAAACAgaacaaggttttgtatttaCGTTGTAAATGAAACACAACCTAACGATCGTAGGCTTAATACACGCTAttcgaggcctaatatagtacatatatatactatactaggcctaaaaaTATTAAAGTTTGGTTTTCAGCTTTTTTCCGGATTATATAAACTGAAGACAATTATTTTTTTACTatttaattgtccattacgtcaatttaTATACGATGGATCACTTGGTCACAAAATGTACTATATAGCAACCAGCAACcagcaggcctggtcgacgaccgggccgcggggacactaagccccggaagcacctcaaggtaacctcaaggtataaaCAGGCGGAAGGGTGGAATATTACCTTATACTACTGTACACAAGCTGACTATTATATTTTcagacctaccttgaggttaccttgaggtgcttccggggcttagcgtccccgcggcccggtcgtcgaccaggcctcctggttgccggacggaCTAACCTAAGGGCAATATATCGTTAATAATCTGACCCTTGACCTCGAGGGAAGATATTCACCTGACTACAAAAGGAAGCGACTCAATCACTATTCAACGTAAATAGTGAACTTGATAATGACCTCCGACGACTGACGACTCGATCGGAAACTTTTAATTGGCGCGCGtgttagcctcgggccgggcaagGGTGCTTCACACTGTTTGGGGGAGAGAGATAAACAGGGCTATTCCTGTCACTTTTCCCACTACTCTGTGTTCAAGAGTTGCATTATTCTGAACAATTCAGTGCTATATATACGACATTGGACGGGAACGATTTTATATGTTGGATTGTGTAATTAGGGATTCGCGAATTATTAGAGTGCTGTCGGTTGACGATTAGGACGCGATCTGCGAATGAATCTACAAACATTTATGAATAATGTCtttgaattggaatgattatcttCCACTCGCTAATGATTACCCTGCGACCCGAGAATGACTCAACCAACACCCAAGAATAACGAAGCTGCGAACACTGCACCAGTTTAGGAAGAATGAAAATGTACAATTATTCCAACTCGaaacaaaaatattaaataaaatatctAATATGCAGTTTTTTGCCAACAACAGTTCCCACTTGCAACTACCAAACAACAGTTGCCACTTGCAACTACCAAACAACAGTTGCCACTTGCAACTACCAAACAACAGTTGCCACTTGCAACTACCAAACAACAGTTCCCACTTGCAACAACTAAACAACAGTTCCCACTTGCAACTACCAAACAACAGTTCCCACTTGCAACTACCAAACAACAGTTCCCACTTGCAACTACCAAACAACAGTTCCCACTTGCAACTACCAAACAACAGTTCCCACTTGCAACTACCAAACAACAGTTCCCACTTGCAACTACCAAACAACAGTTGCCACTTGCAACTACCAAACAACAGTTCCCACTTGCAACTACCAAACAACAGTTGCCACTTGCAACTACCAAACAACAGTTCCCACTTGCAACTACCAAACAACAGTTGCCACTTGCAACTACCAAACAACAGTTGCCACTTGCAACTACCAAACAACAGTTGCCACTTGCAACTACCAAACAACAGTTCCCACTTGCAACAACCAAACAACAGTTCCCACTTGCAACTACCAAACAACAGTTCCCACTTGCAACTACCAAACAACAGTTCCCACTTGCAACTACCAAACAACAGTTCCCACTTGCAACTACCAAACAACAGTTCCCACTTGCAACAACCAAACAACAGTTCCCACTTGCAACTACCAAACAACAGTTCCCACTTGCAACTACCAAACAACAGTTCCCACTTGCAACAACCAAACAACAGTTCCCACTTGCAACTACCAAACAACAGTTCCCACTTGCAACAACCAAACAACAGTTCCCACTTGCAACTACCAAACAACAGTTCCCACTTGCAACTACCAAACAACAGTTCCCACTTGCAACAACCAAACAACAGTTCCCACTTGCAACTACCAAACAACAGTTCCCACTTGCAACTACCAAACAACAGTTCCCACTTGCAACTACCAAACAACAGTTCCCACTTGCAACAACCAAACAACAGTTCCCACTTGCAACTACCAAACAACAGTTCCCACTTGCAACAAACATTAAATGTAAACATTTTGTTCTTGTTTTGGTTCAAAATTAGAGTGTAACAACAGTGCTGAACTGATTTGTTTatttagtatacttgtgtgtagGGAGTTTGTTTGTCATCAGAGGCGGGATGAGTGTTTTCTTGTGAAGAGTCTTGTATAGGAGCGTTCCATAGCTCATGTTTAGTTTACGGTGCTAGAGACCACACACACGGTGTTAGAGACCACACACATGGTGTTAGAGACCACACACATGGTGCTAGAGACCACACACACGGTGCTAGcgaccacacacacacggtgttagAGACCACACACACGGTGTTACAGACCACACACATGGTGCTAGAGACCACACACTTGGTgctagagaccacacacacacacggtgctagagcccacacacacggtgctagagaccacacacacacacggtgctagAGACCACACACATGGTGCTAGAGACCACACACACTGTGCTAGAGACCACACACATGGTGCTAGAGACCACACACTTGGTGCTAGAGACCACACACATGGTGCTAGAGACCACACACTTGGTGCTAGAGACCACACATGGTGTTAGAGACCACACATGGTGTTAGAGACCACACACACGGTGCTAGAGACCACACACACGGTGCTAGAGACCACACACATGGTGCTAGAGACCACACACATGGTGCTAGAGACCACACACACGGTGATAGAGACCACACACACGGTGCTAGAGACCACACACATGGTACTAGAGACCACACATGGTGTTAGAGACCACACACACGGTGCTAGAGACCACACACACGGTGCTAGAGACCACACACATGGTGCTAGAGACCACACACACGGTGCTAGAGACCACACACATGGTGCTAGagaccacacacctggtgctagagaccacacacacacggtgttagagaccacacacacggtactatagaccacacacatggtactagagaccacacacacggtgctagagaccacacacacggtgctagagaccacacacacggtgctagagaccacacacacggtgctagagaccacacatttggtgctagagaccacacacctggtgctagagaccacacacacacggtgttagAGACCACACACACGGTACTATAGACCACACACACGGTACTAGAGACACACACACGGTACTATAGACCACACACATGGTACTAGAGACCACACACACGGTGCTAGAGACCACACACACGGTACTAGAGACCACACACACGGTACTATAGACCACACACACGGTGCTAGAGACCACACACACGGTACTATAGACCACACTCACGGTACTATAGACCACACACACGGTACTAGAGACCATACACACGGTGCTAGACACCACACACACGGTgctagagaccacacacacaTGGTGCTAGAGACCACACACACGGTGCTAGAGACCACACACATGGTGCTAGAGACCACACACTTGGTGCTAGAGACCACACACACGGTACTAGAGACCACACACACGGTACTATAGACCACACACACGGTACTAGAGACCACACACACATGGTGCTAGAGACCACACACACGTTGCTAGAGACCACACACATGGTGCTAGAGACCACACACACTTGGTgctatacaccacacacacggtgctagagaccacacacttggtgctagagaccacacacacggtgctagagaccacacacatggtgctagagaccacacacatggtgctagagaccacacacacggtgctagagaccacacacatggtgctagagaccacacacatggtgctagagaccacacacatggtgctagagaccacacacatggtgctagagaccacacacacggtgctagagaccacacacatggtgctagagaccacacacatggtgctagagaccacacacacggtgcttggtaccacacacactgttggatatttccaacaccgaatacaacactgttgtattctcattacttattactaactatactaattattgtagtaagtaaaattaacaacacgtagaattctcatgtactaataatttcatctgtgcagtaggctagaattctcacgtcacctgacgccagtattgcgtcagatttccttacaataaacacattatatccaatgtatgtgagaattaaattcgattctctataactaaggcattctgtatgataactaattgcagatgaattgacctccaactaaaagccgaatagagcgttggagtcatagtgattatctcgtaataaaagttaacgtcaccagtgaatgccatggggagacattaattcctctcccttatatatttactatttttaaattggtaaataataataatttcctcctctaaataataaacccgtccagtcttcaacgtttcaagcgtaaatgcgagaaatattaatgttcgtgacataatttgttttttGAACGCGGTAAGCGGCGTGGGTTGaggaggaccaactcagtacacgtggagagcccctctgaggcagacctgcgcataccgtactcacaaggagacgccattgcccagccactagggcagacgttatccatcctcagatgaaagtcgccactgtgaggcgtgaataaccttgcagataatatcttcagctggtgctggtgttagataaggaaccttttaacctggttcttgacgacacgtgaccagccagtgaagcgcgccactatccaggataggcttagccggagcctggggacgcgaattacggcaatcttaaaacttatacagtgccctttcagctaagtatattccctttatgtgatgcatctggtaaagagtttagtagtagctgggtgattgaccgttatgacgcatgataacatctaataacaggtgattaatttttgtcacctgtaactctcaatttcttgaatgtagagattcagtagttaaattagttgctactgtaaatatttgtcttgcagcacgtgagaagaattctccctgccgactTCTCCCATATTAATCCGTCCCTTTCGTCAGCCAACCGAGTCCAGAGAGTTAGAGGAAactccatggcttgtctaaaggaatcatcattaagctaagatttttatattctttcatgattctattgcaatttcttatgtgcagaattcctcaggattaatatgtgtttactgtaactctcattactatacttataatctatgttcccatttatggtaatgatatcagtttcaatataattttataggattagattattattaattgaattagtgaacgaaccacactaattcctggacgtacttacctccagtaatatccccccaatgtaggtgtttgagggtttgattcatttaattatacagcccattaatcatttctatgatcatattctctagtattttatccatagttactggttcatctaggaattatccaatgatcagaaattctcagtttccctctttactataaaagcgggtggtccttcgtaatttaatttactacattaatatttaaataatcacattcaagccccaaatatcccacacacaCCGTGCTAGGGACCACACACTTGGTGCTAGAGACCACACACACGGTGCTAGGGACCACACACTTGGTGCTAGAGACCACACACACGGTGCTAGAGACCACACACACGGTGCTAGGGACCACACACTTGGTGCTAAAGACCACACACACGGTGCTAGAGACCACACACACGGTGCTAGAGACCACACACTTGGTGCTAGAGACCACACACACGGTGCTAGAGACCACACACACGGTGCTAGAGACCACACACTTGGTGCTAGAGACCACACACACGGTGCTAGAGACCACACACATGGTGCTAGAGACCACACACATGGTGCTAGAGACCACACACATGGTGTTAGAGACCACACACACGGTGCTAGAGACCACACACACGGTGCTAGAGACCACACACACGGTGCTAGAGACCACACACATGGTgctagagaccacacacacacacggtgctagagaccacacacacacggtgctatagaccacacacacacacggtgctagagaccacacacacacacggt is from Procambarus clarkii isolate CNS0578487 chromosome 54, FALCON_Pclarkii_2.0, whole genome shotgun sequence and encodes:
- the LOC123771349 gene encoding mediator of RNA polymerase II transcription subunit 15-like, producing MSPRKVIDKDKHMKTHFPLATTKQQLPLATTKQQLPLATTKQQLPLATTKQQFPLATTKQQFPLATTKQQFPLATTKQQFPLATTKQQFPLATTKQQFPLATTKQQFPLATTKQQLPLATTKQQFPLATTKQQLPLATTKQQFPLATTKQQLPLATTKQQLPLATTKQQLPLATTKQQFPLATTKQQFPLATTKQQFPLATTKQQFPLATTKQQFPLATTKQQFPLATTKQQFPLATTKQQFPLATTKQQFPLATTKQQFPLATTKQQFPLATTKQQFPLATTKQQFPLATTKQQFPLATTKQQFPLATTKQQFPLATTKQQFPLATTKQQFPLATTKQQFPLATTKQQFPLATNIKCKHFVLVLVQN